The DNA sequence GGAGGCCACTCGTTGCTCGCGACCCAGCTCGTCGCGCGCATTCGCACGCAGACCGGCCGGGACGTGCCGCTCAAGGACTTGTTCGACGCGCCCACCGTGGCCACGTTGGCCGAGCGTCTTGGTGGAGCGGCGGCTGAAGTCGCACCGCCCACAGCGCCCGTCATCCTGGCGCGCGTCCAGGAGGCGGAGCTGTCGTTCGCGCAGCAGCGCCTCTGGTTCATCGATCAACTCGAGCCCGGCAGCCCCGACTACAACATCCCGGCCGCGCTGAAGATGCGCGGGGCTCTTGATGTCTCGGCCCTGGAGCGCACCTTCGCTGAGCTGGTGCGACGCCATCACGTCCTGCGCACCGTGTTCCGCGTGAGCGAGGGCAGGGCGGTGCAAGTCATCACGCCCGCTGCCTCGTTCAAGGTCGAGGTTCAGGACCTCCGCGCGCTCCCCGAGTCCGCGCGCGAGCCCGAGGCCCGGCGACTGGCGCGCGAGGAAGCCGCGAGGCCCTTCGAGTTGTCGCGCGGGCCGTTGCTGCGCGTGCGCCTGCTGGTGCTGGCGGAGCGCGAGCACCTCTTGCTCCTGACGATGCACCACATCATCTCCGATGGGTGGTCCATCTCGGTCCTGCTGAAGGAGGTGGCCGCGCTGTATGCCGCCTTCTCCGCGGGACAGCCGTCGCCGCTGCCGGAGCTGCCCATCCAGTACTCCGACTTCGCCGCGTGGCAGCGCGGCTGGCTGCAAGGGGAGACGCTGGAGCGGCAGCTCGACTTCTGGCGCGGGCAACTCGAAGGCGCCCCATCGGCGTTGGAGCTTCCGACGGACCACCCCCGCACGGCGGATCCGCGCCGTCCCGGAGCGCTGATTCCGGTGGCGTTCCCTCCGACCCTGACGGACGCCCTCAACGCGCTCTGCCGCCGAGAAGGCGCCACGCTCTACATGGGGCTCCTGGCGAGCTGGCAGGTCCTGCTGGGCCGCTACTCCGGCCAGGAGGACTTCTGCGTGGGTGCCCCCATCGCGGGCCGCAATCCGCCCGAGACCGAGGGGTTGCTCGGCTTCTTCGTGAACACGTTGGTGTTCCGCGCGCGGCTGGGAGGAAACCCCACGTTCCGCGAGCTGTTGGGCGAGGTGAAGGCGTCGACGCTCGGGGCGTATGCGCACCAGGACATTCCCTTCGAGAAGCTCGTGGAGGTGCTCCAGCCACCCCGGCAGCTCGGGCGCACGCCGTTCTTCCAGGTGGTGCTGAGCCTGTTGAACACCCCGGCGATGAAGCTCCGTCTGCCCTCCGTCGAGCTGGAGCAGTGGGAGGTCTACTCCGGCACCGCGAAGTTCGATCTCAACCTGGGCCTCACCGAGACACCCCAGGGCCTCATGGGAGACCTGGAGTACCGCGCGGACCTGTTCGAGCCGGACACGCTCCGTCGGATGTTGGCGCACTACCGCGTGCTGTTGGAGGACGTGGTGGCCCATCCGGAGCGGCGCCTCTCCGAGCTGCGCTGGATGACCGACGACGAACGGCAGCGCGTCGTGCGCGACTGGAACGCCACGGCGCGCGATTTCCCGCGCGATGCCAGCGTGGCGGCGCTGTTCGAGGCGCAGGTGGAGCGCGCGCCCGATGCCGTCGCGGTGGAGTTCGAGGGCCAGCGCCTGACGTACCGCGAGCTGGATCATCGCGCGAACCGACTCGCCCACCACCTGCGCGCGGAGGGCGTGCGCCGCGGAGACCGGGTGGCGCTGTGCCTGGAGCGCTCGCTGGAGATGGTGGTCGCCGTGCTCGGCATCCTCAAGGCGGGTGCGGCCTATGTCCCGTTGGAGCACGCCACGCCGCCTGAGCGCCTCGCGATGCTGCTGGAGGACGTCCAGGCGTCGTGTCTGCTCACGCAGGCGGCGCTGCGCGAGCGGCTCGGCGCAGAGCGGCTGGCCGCGCGCGTCCTCCTGGTGGATGCGCCGCTGTCCGCGTCCTTGCCTGAGTCTCGGCCGGAGGTGCAGGTCTCGGGAGATGACCTGGCCTACGTGATGTTCACGTCCGGATCCACGGGGACACCGAAGGGCGTCTGTGTCCCGCACCGGGCCATCGCGCGACTGGTCATCGGCACGGACTTCGCGCGGCTGGGGCCCGACGAGGTCTTCCTCCAGCTTGCGCCACTCGCCTTCGATGCCTCGACGTTCGAGCTGTGGGGCTGCTTGCTGCACGGCGGGCGACTCGTCGTGTTCGATCGCCACACGCCCACGCTGGAGGAGCTGGGCCGCGCGCTGGACCGCCATGGTGTCACCACGCTGTGGCTCACCGCCGCGCTGTTCGCGCAGATGGTCACCCATCAGCCCGAGCCGCTAGGTCGCGTGCGTCAGGTGCTCGCGGGGGGCGACGTGCTCGCGCCCGGCAAGGTGCGTGAGCACCTCACGCGCTCAGGGCGCATGGTGAACGGCTACGGCCCCACCGAGGGCACGACCTTCACCGCGTGCGCCGTGCTCACGCATCCCGACGCGGTGGGCCCGTCGGTGTCCATTGGTCGTCCCTTGGCCAACACCCAGGTGTTCGTGCTGGATGCGCACCTGCGGCCCGTGCCGGCGGGCGTGCCCGGCGAGCTGTTCATTGGCGGAGAGGGATTGGCTTGGGGCTACTTCCGCCGACCGGACCTCACGGCGTCGGCGTTCATCCCGCATCCGTTCAGCGCGGCGCCTGGAGCGCGCCTCTATCGCTCTGGAGATCTGGCGCGGTGGATGCCGGACGGAAGCCTCCAGTTCCTGGGGCGGAAGGACGCGCAGGTCAAGCTCCGGGGCTACCGCGTGGAGCCCGGGGAGGTCGAGACCACGCTCGCGCGGCACGCGTCGGTTCGCGAGGTCGCGGTGATCGCCCGAGGCGACATGCCTGGGGGAACGGCGCTGGTGGCCTATGTCGTCGTGCAGCCGGGGGCGTCCGTGGATCCCGGCGGCCTGCGCGACTTCCTCCGCCGGGGCCTGCCCGAGTACATGATTCCCGCGGCCTTCGTGGTGTTGCCCGCGCTGCCCGTCACGCGCAACGGCAAGCTGGATCGCCGGGCCCTGCCGCATCCGGACGCGAGCGGGGCAGGGGGCGCGGGACGCGAGTTCGTGGCGCCACGCACGCCCACGGAGGAGACCCTGGCGCGACTCATCGCCGAGGTCCTCCGCAAGCCGCGCGTCGGTGCGCATGACAACTTCTTCGAGCTGGGGGGCCACTCGCTGTTGGCGACCCAGCTGCTCGCGCGGGTGCGGGCGGAGCTGAAGACCGAGCTGTCGCTGCGAGCCTTCTTCACCGGCCCTACCGTCGCCGAGCTGGCGCGGCGGATCGACAGCGCGGGGAGCGAGGCCGCGTCCTCTCCACCGCCGCTGACGCGCGCGTCGCGTGAGCACTCGCTGCCGTTGTCGTTCTCTCAGCGCCGCCTGTGGAGGCTGTTCAAGACGAGCCCGACCTCCACGGCCTACAACATGGCCGGGGCCTATCGGCTCCAAGGTCTGATGCGTGCGGACGCGTTGCACGCGGCCATCCAGGCGCTCATCGACCGTCACGACTCGCTGCGGACCACGTTCGACGAAGAGGCGGGGCAGCCGGTGCAACGCGTGGCGCCGACCGTGCGGTTCGACCTGCCCAGGGTGGATCTGCGCGACCACGCGGATGCCCACGCGGAGGTCCTCCGCCGCATCGGTCACGAGGCGCGGACGCCGTTCGACCTGGTCCAAGGCCCGCTGGTGCGGGGCGCGCTCCTGCAGCTGAGCGACGACGAGCACCTGCTGCTCCTCACCAAGCACCACATCCTCTCGGACGGATGGTCCGAGGGCGTCCTCATGCGCGAGGTCGCGATGCTCTACGCGGCCTTCGCGCGCGGCGAGACGCCCGTGTTGCCGCCGCTTGCGTTCCAGTATCCGGACTTCGCGGTGTGGCAGCGGGACTGGCTCTCCGGGCCGACGCTGGAGGCGCGCCTGGGGTACTGGCGGACCGCGCTCGCCGGGGCGCCGACCTTGCTGAACCTGCCGCTCGACAAGCCGCGTCCTTCCACGCGGACGTTCGCGGGCACCTCCATCCCCGTGGTGCTGGGGACGGCGCGGAGCGAAGCGCTCCACGCCCTCTGCCTCAAGGAGCGGGTGACGCCGTTCATGGCGCTCCTGGCCGTGTACGGGGCCGTCCTGTGCCACCAGTCGCAGCAGGACGAGGTCGTCATCGGCTCGCCCATCGCCAACCGCGTGCTGCCCGAGCTGGAGCCGTTGATCGGCCTGTTCGTCAATGGCATCGCGCTGCGCGTGGACCTGCGCGGCGGGCCCAGCTTCCGCGAGCTGCTCACGCGGATGCGCGAGGTGACCCTGGGCGCGTATGCCCACCAGGACATCCCCTTCGACCTGGTGGTGGACGCGCTCGGCGTGGAGCGGCCTGTGCATCGCACGCCGCTCTTCCAGGCCATGTTCGCGCTGCAGAACGCGCCCATGGAGCCCGTGCGCCTGCCCGACCTCATGCTCCTTCCGGTCGCCGAGGACCGGGGCTCCGCCACGTACGAGCTGAGCCTCGTGCTGAGCGAGAGCGAGGGGCAGTTCAGCGGCATGTTGGAGTTCAACACCGACCTCTTCGCACTCGCGAGCATGGAGCGACTGCGGGATGCCTGGTTCGCCTTGCTCGACCGCGCGCTGTCTCATCCCGACGAGGGCATGAGACCGGGCACGGCCGGGCCCCACCGGAGTTGAGGTTCCAGACGAAGTTCCGCAGCGCGTGCGAGGGAACTCATGGACGAGAAGAACCGCTACCGCAACACCGAGTCGATGATTGCCCATGGCAACCCGTCCTTCGATGCCGCGAAGGAGGCCGGGCTCCTGGGGCTGTCCGTGCGCAACACGGGGCGAGGCTCGCTCTCGCTGCCGGACGGGCGGGAGTTCATCAACATGTGTTCCTGCTCGTACCTGGGGCTGGACTCCCACCCCGAGGTCCTCCAGGGCGCCATCCAAGCGCTGGAGCGCGAGAAGACGATGGACATGGGCGTCTCGCGGCTGCGGATCCGCCTGGCGCTCCTGGATGAGCTGGAGGCCGAGCTGTCCCGGCGCTGGCGCGGCACCGCCATCGTGACGACCACGGCGAGCGCGGCCAGCGCGGGGCTCCTGCCCCTCATCGCGTCCGGGCATCTGCTGCCGGAGAAGAAGTCGCCCGTGCTCGTCTTCGACAAGGCCGCGCACTTCTCCATGAACCTCATCAAGCCCATCTGCGCGGACGAGACCGAGGTGCTCACCGCTCCGCACAACGACCTCGACTTCCTGGAGGACGTGTGTCGCAAGCACGCCCGGGTGGCGTACGTCGCGGACGGCTTCTACTCGATGGGCGGAGCGGCCATCGTGAAGGACCTGCTCGCGCTGCAGGACCGCTACGGCCTCTTCCTCTACTTCGATGACTCCCACTCGCTGTCGGTCTTCGGCGAGTCCGGCGAGGGGTTCGTGCGCACGCTGCTGGGCGCGGAGATCAACCCCCGGACCATCATCATCGCCTCGCTGGCGAAGGGCTTCGGCACCTCGGGCGGCGTGGTGCTGCTCGGCTCGAACCAGCACGAGGACCTGGTGGGGCGCTTCGCTGGGCCGCTGGGCTGGTCGCAGAGCCTGAATGTCCCGGCGGTGGGCGCGAGCCTCGCGTCGGCGCGACTGCACGGCACGCCCGAGATCGCGAAGCGACAGGAGTCCCTGCGCGCCAACATCCGGCACTTCGACGAGCGCGTCCCCACGCGCACCGTGGGCGAGGACTTCCCCATCAAGGTCATCGAGGTGGGGCCGGAGGAGGCCGCGGTGGCCGGCTCGCGCTTCATGCTCGAGCGGGGCTTCTATTCCTCGGCGGTGTTCTTCCCCATCGTTCCGCGCGGGCGCGCGGGCCTGCGCTTCATGATGCGCGCCAACGTGAGCCGCGACGACGTCCAGCGGCTGTGCGACGCGGTGGCGGACATGAAGCGGCGGTTCACCTGAGTCGCCTGGGAGCAGACGCCATGTTCCTACCCAATCCCTGCCGGACCTTCCTCGTGACGCCCGCCCTGGACGCCTCGCGCTTCGACAAGGCGCTGGACGTGGGCGCGGACGTGGGACTGCTGGACCTGGAGGACGGAGTGCCGCCCGCGCTCAAGGCCCAGGCTCGCCAGCTCGCCGTCGAGCACCTGTGTCGCACGGGCGCACGCCTCCCCCTGGCGGTGCGCATCAACAGCCTGCGCACGGCGGACGGACTGCGAGACGTCCTCGCGCTGCTGGAGTCCGGGGCCCGCCCTCGCGTCATCATGCTGCCCAAGGTGGAGGCTCCGGCGGAGGTGCAGCAGTTGGATGAGCTGCTGGCCGCGCGCATGCCGGACGTGGCCCTCATGGCCATCATCGAGACGCCTCGAGGCGTGGAGGCGGTGGACGCCATCGTCACCGCCTGCGAGCGCCTGCGAGGGATCATCTTTGGCGCCGCGGACCTCTCCGCGCAGCTCGGGGTGCCGCTCACGTGGGAGCCCATGTTCTACGCGCGCTCTCGCATCGCGATGGCCGCGGCGCTGGGCGGACGCTGCGCCATCGACTCGCCGTTCTTCGACCTGGGAGATCCGCAGGGACTGGCGGCGGAGATGCTCCGGGCCCACGCGCTGGGCTTCACGGGGAAGATCGCCATCCATCCGCAACAGGTGGCCATCATCCACGAGTCCCTCAAGCCCAGCGCCCGCGTGGTGGACCATGCGCGCCGAGTGCTCGCGCAGGCGGATGACGGGCAGGGCGGCATCCACGTGGTGGGCGGCAACATGGTGGGCCCGCCCTTGGTGGCCGCCGCGAGGCGCGTGCTGGCGAGTGTTCAACCCGACGACGACGAGGCGCCCGTCCCCCTGCGGATCGGCTCCCGTGCTGGAGAGTCATGAAGAAGCTGGTCCCCGCTCACAAGAAGGTGGGCAAGCAGCGCTACCGAGAGACGCATGGTCTGTACTTCGAGGACTTCGAGGTAGGAGACGTCTTCGAGCACCGGCCAGGCCGCACGCTCACCGACGTGGACAACATCTGGCAGTCGCTGCTGAGCCTCAACACCCATCCGTTGCACATCGACGCCGTCTACGCGGGGAAGACCGAGTGGAAGCAGCCGCTCATGTCCAGCCTGGTGACGCTGGCGATCGTGGGCGGGATGAGCCTCAACAGCACCAGCGCCAAGGGCGTGGCCAACCTGGGCTGGGACAAGATTCGCCTGACGGCGCCGGTGTTCGTCGGTGACACCATCTACGCGGAGAGCCGCGTGTTGGACAAACGCATGTCCCGCTCTCGCAAGACGCAGGGCATCGTCACGGTCGAGACCCGAGGCGTGAAGCCCGACGGCACGGTCTTCATGACGTTCGAGCGCTCGTTCCTGGTTCCGCTCAAGAAGCACAGCGTGGATGTGGATGCGAACTACTGAGCCCTCCGGGGCTCGGAGCGGAGGCATGCGAACAGTGTCGCTCCTTCGATGAAGCCCATGCGCCCGAGGGTGTGAAGCGATCCGAAGCCCTCGGGGTATGGAGTGCACGCGCTGGACGGCCGGGCGAAGTCCACGGTCTGGTCGCCGCGCGCTCGAAGGGGAACACTTCAATGAAGACGCTGCGAGGATTCAGGATCCTGG is a window from the Myxococcaceae bacterium JPH2 genome containing:
- a CDS encoding amino acid adenylation domain-containing protein, encoding GGHSLLATQLVARIRTQTGRDVPLKDLFDAPTVATLAERLGGAAAEVAPPTAPVILARVQEAELSFAQQRLWFIDQLEPGSPDYNIPAALKMRGALDVSALERTFAELVRRHHVLRTVFRVSEGRAVQVITPAASFKVEVQDLRALPESAREPEARRLAREEAARPFELSRGPLLRVRLLVLAEREHLLLLTMHHIISDGWSISVLLKEVAALYAAFSAGQPSPLPELPIQYSDFAAWQRGWLQGETLERQLDFWRGQLEGAPSALELPTDHPRTADPRRPGALIPVAFPPTLTDALNALCRREGATLYMGLLASWQVLLGRYSGQEDFCVGAPIAGRNPPETEGLLGFFVNTLVFRARLGGNPTFRELLGEVKASTLGAYAHQDIPFEKLVEVLQPPRQLGRTPFFQVVLSLLNTPAMKLRLPSVELEQWEVYSGTAKFDLNLGLTETPQGLMGDLEYRADLFEPDTLRRMLAHYRVLLEDVVAHPERRLSELRWMTDDERQRVVRDWNATARDFPRDASVAALFEAQVERAPDAVAVEFEGQRLTYRELDHRANRLAHHLRAEGVRRGDRVALCLERSLEMVVAVLGILKAGAAYVPLEHATPPERLAMLLEDVQASCLLTQAALRERLGAERLAARVLLVDAPLSASLPESRPEVQVSGDDLAYVMFTSGSTGTPKGVCVPHRAIARLVIGTDFARLGPDEVFLQLAPLAFDASTFELWGCLLHGGRLVVFDRHTPTLEELGRALDRHGVTTLWLTAALFAQMVTHQPEPLGRVRQVLAGGDVLAPGKVREHLTRSGRMVNGYGPTEGTTFTACAVLTHPDAVGPSVSIGRPLANTQVFVLDAHLRPVPAGVPGELFIGGEGLAWGYFRRPDLTASAFIPHPFSAAPGARLYRSGDLARWMPDGSLQFLGRKDAQVKLRGYRVEPGEVETTLARHASVREVAVIARGDMPGGTALVAYVVVQPGASVDPGGLRDFLRRGLPEYMIPAAFVVLPALPVTRNGKLDRRALPHPDASGAGGAGREFVAPRTPTEETLARLIAEVLRKPRVGAHDNFFELGGHSLLATQLLARVRAELKTELSLRAFFTGPTVAELARRIDSAGSEAASSPPPLTRASREHSLPLSFSQRRLWRLFKTSPTSTAYNMAGAYRLQGLMRADALHAAIQALIDRHDSLRTTFDEEAGQPVQRVAPTVRFDLPRVDLRDHADAHAEVLRRIGHEARTPFDLVQGPLVRGALLQLSDDEHLLLLTKHHILSDGWSEGVLMREVAMLYAAFARGETPVLPPLAFQYPDFAVWQRDWLSGPTLEARLGYWRTALAGAPTLLNLPLDKPRPSTRTFAGTSIPVVLGTARSEALHALCLKERVTPFMALLAVYGAVLCHQSQQDEVVIGSPIANRVLPELEPLIGLFVNGIALRVDLRGGPSFRELLTRMREVTLGAYAHQDIPFDLVVDALGVERPVHRTPLFQAMFALQNAPMEPVRLPDLMLLPVAEDRGSATYELSLVLSESEGQFSGMLEFNTDLFALASMERLRDAWFALLDRALSHPDEGMRPGTAGPHRS
- a CDS encoding aminotransferase class I/II-fold pyridoxal phosphate-dependent enzyme, with the protein product MDEKNRYRNTESMIAHGNPSFDAAKEAGLLGLSVRNTGRGSLSLPDGREFINMCSCSYLGLDSHPEVLQGAIQALEREKTMDMGVSRLRIRLALLDELEAELSRRWRGTAIVTTTASAASAGLLPLIASGHLLPEKKSPVLVFDKAAHFSMNLIKPICADETEVLTAPHNDLDFLEDVCRKHARVAYVADGFYSMGGAAIVKDLLALQDRYGLFLYFDDSHSLSVFGESGEGFVRTLLGAEINPRTIIIASLAKGFGTSGGVVLLGSNQHEDLVGRFAGPLGWSQSLNVPAVGASLASARLHGTPEIAKRQESLRANIRHFDERVPTRTVGEDFPIKVIEVGPEEAAVAGSRFMLERGFYSSAVFFPIVPRGRAGLRFMMRANVSRDDVQRLCDAVADMKRRFT
- a CDS encoding CoA ester lyase, yielding MFLPNPCRTFLVTPALDASRFDKALDVGADVGLLDLEDGVPPALKAQARQLAVEHLCRTGARLPLAVRINSLRTADGLRDVLALLESGARPRVIMLPKVEAPAEVQQLDELLAARMPDVALMAIIETPRGVEAVDAIVTACERLRGIIFGAADLSAQLGVPLTWEPMFYARSRIAMAAALGGRCAIDSPFFDLGDPQGLAAEMLRAHALGFTGKIAIHPQQVAIIHESLKPSARVVDHARRVLAQADDGQGGIHVVGGNMVGPPLVAAARRVLASVQPDDDEAPVPLRIGSRAGES
- a CDS encoding MaoC family dehydratase, which gives rise to MKKLVPAHKKVGKQRYRETHGLYFEDFEVGDVFEHRPGRTLTDVDNIWQSLLSLNTHPLHIDAVYAGKTEWKQPLMSSLVTLAIVGGMSLNSTSAKGVANLGWDKIRLTAPVFVGDTIYAESRVLDKRMSRSRKTQGIVTVETRGVKPDGTVFMTFERSFLVPLKKHSVDVDANY